Proteins encoded by one window of Mus musculus strain C57BL/6J chromosome 10, GRCm38.p6 C57BL/6J:
- the Samd3 gene encoding sterile alpha motif domain-containing protein 3 isoform X9, which produces MPAEIKCIDKNPAMETWSVDQVCKWLVEKNLGELVPRFQEEEVSGATLLALNDRMVQQLVKKIGHQAVLMDFIKKYKQGNQELKPTGGPADTSTLTPAQAAPEHEQNPSPTSHGDQTSLYPAVLDNRLIDQRVLKQRRNVKHVLARHKALQWTKSYILPEFPYDVKCMLVEQKRPDHSMRIRIIEFLQADMTKYLEGSLYPTTQQYNDVVNALLQAHPFLDEDGCGFFLWKRALKDRFKYIRRPIEDDEQVMRNKCKFGHRRGQTRKSLADIQSNEIKIVQIKPSA; this is translated from the exons ATGCCTGCGGAAATCAA GTGTATTGACAAGAATCCAGCAATGGAAACGTGGTCAGTTGATCAGGTCTGCAAATGGTTGGTGGAAAAAAACTTAGGTGAGCTAGTCCCCAGGTTTCAAG agGAAGAAGTCAGTGGGGCCACACTCCTGGCCCTTAATGATCGGATGGTACAGCAACTGGTAAAGAAAATTGGACACCAGGCTGTTCTGATGGACTTCATTAAGAAATACAAGCAGGGCAATCAAGAGCTGAAGCCTACGGGAGGCCCCGCAGATACATCCACGCTGACCCCGGCACAAGCGGCCCCTGA GCACGAACAAAACCCTAGTCCCACCAGCCACGGGGACCAGACATCTTTGTATCCAGCCGTCCTTGACAATAGACTCATTGATCAAAGAGTATTGAAGCAGAG AAGAAATGTAAAACATGTTCTAGCAAGGCATAAAGCATTACAGTGGACTAAGTCCTACATCTTACCGGAGTTTCCCTATGATGTCAAGTGCATGTTGGTGGAGCAGAAGCGCCCCGACCACAGCATGCGGATAAGGATCATTGAGTTTCTCCAGGCAGATATGACTAAGTACCTGGAAGGCTCGCT GTACCCCACCACCCAGCAGTACAACGACGTGGTCAATGCTCTGCTGCAGGCCCACCCTTTCCTGGATGAGGACGGCTGTGGCTTT TTTTTATGGAAACGAGCCCTCAAAGATCGCTTTAAATATATTCGAAGACCCATAGAAGATGATGAACAAGTAATGAGGAATAAGTGTAAATTTGGACACCgaagaggccagacaaggaagtctCTTGCTGACATACAATCGAATGAAATTAAAATTGTGCAGATCAAA CCATCAGCCTAG
- the Samd3 gene encoding sterile alpha motif domain-containing protein 3 isoform 1 (isoform 1 is encoded by transcript variant 1): METWSVDQVCKWLVEKNLGELVPRFQEEEVSGATLLALNDRMVQQLVKKIGHQAVLMDFIKKYKQGNQELKPTGGPADTSTLTPAQAAPEHEQNPSPTSHGDQTSLYPAVLDNRLIDQRVLKQRRNVKHVLARHKALQWTKSYILPEFPYDVKCMLVEQKRPDHSMRIRIIEFLQADMTKYLEGSLYPTTQQYNDVVNALLQAHPFLDEDGCGFFLWKRALKDRFKYIRRPIEDDEQVMRNKCKFGHRRGQTRKSLADIQSNEIKIVQIKPSA; this comes from the exons ATGGAAACGTGGTCAGTTGATCAGGTCTGCAAATGGTTGGTGGAAAAAAACTTAGGTGAGCTAGTCCCCAGGTTTCAAG agGAAGAAGTCAGTGGGGCCACACTCCTGGCCCTTAATGATCGGATGGTACAGCAACTGGTAAAGAAAATTGGACACCAGGCTGTTCTGATGGACTTCATTAAGAAATACAAGCAGGGCAATCAAGAGCTGAAGCCTACGGGAGGCCCCGCAGATACATCCACGCTGACCCCGGCACAAGCGGCCCCTGA GCACGAACAAAACCCTAGTCCCACCAGCCACGGGGACCAGACATCTTTGTATCCAGCCGTCCTTGACAATAGACTCATTGATCAAAGAGTATTGAAGCAGAG AAGAAATGTAAAACATGTTCTAGCAAGGCATAAAGCATTACAGTGGACTAAGTCCTACATCTTACCGGAGTTTCCCTATGATGTCAAGTGCATGTTGGTGGAGCAGAAGCGCCCCGACCACAGCATGCGGATAAGGATCATTGAGTTTCTCCAGGCAGATATGACTAAGTACCTGGAAGGCTCGCT GTACCCCACCACCCAGCAGTACAACGACGTGGTCAATGCTCTGCTGCAGGCCCACCCTTTCCTGGATGAGGACGGCTGTGGCTTT TTTTTATGGAAACGAGCCCTCAAAGATCGCTTTAAATATATTCGAAGACCCATAGAAGATGATGAACAAGTAATGAGGAATAAGTGTAAATTTGGACACCgaagaggccagacaaggaagtctCTTGCTGACATACAATCGAATGAAATTAAAATTGTGCAGATCAAA CCATCAGCCTAG